The Ochrobactrum quorumnocens genome has a segment encoding these proteins:
- a CDS encoding MFS transporter, which produces MTDTTLQLDDAVTDLGAEAPTAWSAATWFAVLSMAATSFALVSAEFLPAGLLTPMARDLGISEGTAGQVVTATASVGAVTAMLSNVLIGRLNRKAVLVSLSALAIGSNILAALATDFWLLLLGRAGLGIALSAFWALSVAVVARLVGTNATGRGMAIVTLGVSLATIAAPSMGALISDWLGWRSAMAMTAGLAALAMLLQWISLPTLPASTSNTLTDVLRLTRRRGIQLGMLAILLLMTGHFAGSVYVRPFLEQVTLLTTGPIALALLGFGIAAVIGNMAGGRMADTNIRTALVTTAALMALAALALVLWGAHIGVAFSFATLWGFAFGMAPVVLPTNLSRAAPDALEAAGSLMVTSFQMAITIGAVVGGYVVDTFGATAPLTLTAILAAVTAILALLQPRN; this is translated from the coding sequence ATGACAGACACTACACTTCAACTTGATGATGCAGTAACAGACCTTGGTGCTGAAGCGCCAACAGCGTGGAGCGCTGCAACCTGGTTCGCGGTCCTCTCAATGGCTGCCACCAGTTTTGCGTTGGTATCGGCTGAGTTTCTGCCGGCAGGCCTGCTGACCCCGATGGCACGCGATTTGGGCATCAGCGAAGGTACTGCTGGACAAGTCGTGACCGCCACCGCTTCCGTCGGCGCGGTAACGGCGATGTTAAGTAATGTTCTCATCGGGCGGTTAAACCGCAAGGCCGTGCTGGTTAGTCTCAGCGCGCTGGCCATCGGATCCAATATTCTTGCAGCACTTGCCACCGATTTCTGGCTGCTACTGTTGGGGCGTGCTGGACTGGGCATCGCTCTTAGTGCATTTTGGGCACTTTCAGTTGCCGTGGTAGCGAGGCTCGTCGGCACCAACGCGACGGGCCGAGGTATGGCTATAGTTACACTTGGTGTCTCACTTGCCACAATCGCCGCACCGTCGATGGGTGCGTTAATCAGCGACTGGCTAGGCTGGCGGAGTGCTATGGCCATGACCGCCGGGCTGGCCGCGCTTGCGATGTTGCTTCAATGGATAAGCCTGCCGACATTGCCCGCAAGCACAAGTAACACCCTTACTGATGTCCTTCGGTTGACACGACGACGCGGTATTCAACTAGGCATGCTTGCTATTCTTTTGCTCATGACGGGGCATTTTGCCGGCTCTGTCTATGTGCGCCCTTTTCTCGAACAGGTAACGCTCCTTACGACAGGCCCGATCGCCCTGGCCTTGCTCGGGTTCGGAATCGCCGCAGTGATTGGTAACATGGCCGGGGGCCGTATGGCCGATACCAATATCCGTACAGCCCTCGTAACCACCGCTGCGTTAATGGCATTGGCCGCGCTTGCTTTGGTGCTCTGGGGCGCGCACATCGGTGTTGCCTTTAGCTTTGCCACATTATGGGGTTTTGCATTCGGTATGGCACCAGTAGTGCTACCGACCAATCTATCCCGGGCAGCTCCTGACGCGCTCGAGGCAGCAGGGAGTCTAATGGTTACTTCCTTCCAGATGGCCATCACTATCGGCGCGGTTGTCGGTGGTTATGTCGTGGACACTTTTGGTGCCACGGCACCCTTAACACTTACCGCTATTCTTGCGGCAGTAACCGCTATACTGGCGCTGCTACAACCTCGCAACTAG
- a CDS encoding AraC family transcriptional regulator, whose product MPDHSSRPSSLPDIPMDALSEVLRDFRLNGVNYGRCELRHPWSIAFPQQPLLRFHFVSQGPCWIHTQTEGWQELHDGDLVLLPQGVAHRLASSPDIVGDSLVECQITRLESKVCEVVREGSGAASTLFCGSMALGACALNPLISLMPPVIKGCDVAGNDPIVGPLLAAMTAETAKPQMGSATILSRMADLLTARLIRCWVNCTGASTTGWLAAIRDPHIGRVLAAMHRDPGHNWTLESLASLAGQSRSVFADRFSMILGEGAARYLARLRMQLARELLGQNGMSVAEVATRLGYESEASFSRAFKRITNVSPGVVRRTISGRTDMQFGL is encoded by the coding sequence ATGCCTGATCATTCGTCCCGACCATCGTCATTGCCAGATATTCCAATGGATGCACTGAGCGAAGTCCTAAGAGACTTTCGCTTGAATGGCGTCAATTATGGCCGCTGCGAGCTTCGACATCCATGGAGCATCGCCTTTCCACAGCAGCCGTTGCTGCGTTTTCACTTCGTCAGCCAAGGCCCATGTTGGATTCATACCCAAACAGAAGGCTGGCAGGAATTGCACGATGGCGATCTAGTGTTGCTGCCACAAGGCGTCGCGCATCGACTGGCCAGTTCACCGGACATTGTGGGGGACTCGCTTGTCGAGTGCCAGATAACCAGATTGGAGAGCAAAGTCTGCGAAGTGGTGCGGGAAGGTTCAGGTGCGGCCAGCACCCTTTTTTGCGGGTCCATGGCTTTAGGCGCCTGCGCGCTCAATCCCTTGATTTCTTTAATGCCACCCGTAATTAAGGGCTGCGATGTTGCAGGTAACGACCCAATCGTTGGTCCTTTGCTCGCAGCGATGACTGCGGAGACAGCCAAACCACAGATGGGTAGTGCCACCATCTTGTCACGCATGGCGGATCTGCTGACAGCTCGACTCATAAGGTGCTGGGTCAATTGTACCGGAGCTTCGACTACAGGCTGGCTGGCCGCTATCCGCGACCCGCATATCGGCCGTGTTCTGGCTGCAATGCACCGAGACCCCGGACATAACTGGACTCTGGAAAGCCTTGCAAGTCTGGCGGGCCAGTCGCGTTCGGTTTTCGCTGATCGCTTCAGCATGATATTGGGTGAAGGAGCGGCCCGCTATCTGGCACGGCTTCGTATGCAGCTCGCCCGGGAATTATTGGGGCAAAACGGCATGTCGGTTGCCGAAGTTGCAACACGTTTGGGCTATGAATCCGAGGCATCCTTCTCTCGAGCGTTTAAGCGTATCACTAACGTTTCGCCGGGCGTGGTGCGCCGCACGATTTCCGGACGAACGGACATGCAATTCGGATTATAG